TCACAAATGTcgccatttaaaaataatgttcgTGTAGCTTGTTGCCTAACGAGTCATTCTATCTGACAAGCTAACCAGCTAACCTTACTGAGATTGAACAAGCTGGCACTACCTAAGTCGAGAGAGAGTAGGCTGACGGTACACAACTGTAGCACGGCAATAAGCCagctaatattagctagctatatggataataattaatgataaaaatgatgaaaataattaatgatcTATTTTCTCTCACCAAACAGACACAGCTGCGAATTCTCGTCTTAGTCCTACACGACGGTGATCACTCCATTATTCCttacaaaatcattttacaATAGTCAGGGACAGCTGCTGCTATTTCCCTTCAAATTGTACATTCCTATTGCAGTCTTCTTCTAAACAATTTTATATGGTTTTGACTATGAACTGCTGCCGCCTACTGTATCGGCGAACAATCGCCTTCATCGAGTAGCATCTCCCCAGCGAATCTCAATTTTTCGCCTGAAGACTTGAACTGTCAAGTTATCTCAAGTCACAAATCATTttagtaaatgtaaaaattgtgctcagatcagatttttttttaatcgaatGAAAGGGGCAAAACAGCGTGGAAACGACAATGAAGTTCACTTCAGGAGACAAATGAAATAGGATTAATGGTGGTTTTGGCCGGTAGTACGGTGAGAGTTCCGTTCCGTAAGACTCTAGGTCTCCATCTTGTTTCTTACATGCAAATACagtaaattattaaatgtgtgtCGAGCAGTGACAGTGGCAGTCATAATTCACATGAAGTCTTAACAATATTATGTTAACATAACCGTTTTCCCCCCAAACCAACTGATTTCCCATGCGGTCTATGCTCAGTAGAATGTTCTGTGTCAATTTCAGCTCttattcaactcttaacagataaaatTTGGTCCACCTCTgggttttctttcttctctgctATAAACAAGGTAAAATCATACATACTTGGGGAACAAACTTATTTACAAGAAAGCATTATGTCAGTGGGTAGGTAAAACCAGAAAAGTCAGCTCAATATATTTTTGACACAGCAGCACTCTTGCAGTTGGTACTATAGGATGCGTGGTACCAAATGTTTCTGAAAGAATAATAGGCATTTAACTGAGGCAGGTCAGTATCTGTTCCAGGTTATTCATTCTGCACTCTTTTAAAAGGTGGGTGGTGTTGACAGGCAATTCCCTCTCAGTAAATATATTGGTCCCATGGCCCATAATTATTACTTGCAATACTGGTAAGGTGGTGCTGAAGCAGCAATACTTAACCAATGAGAATAATTATGacaatattatatattgttCTCATTCTCAGACTTTACCCCTACGCTTAAATAGTCACAGATTGGTTGCCCTGTTTCATTCCAAGTCTTCAGGCATGCTGAGCTCAGTGTCCTTGAGGTTGTTGCTGGTGTTGGGAGGCCTCAGGATGGCCTGTGCATAATTCTACACAGAAATAGATTAACCAGGGGTGCTGTCCTGACGGATGGACTAAGGTAGTGGTATTATTCTAAGAAAGCCCCCAGCATGGGGTGGCTGGGAGGGCTTCTTCCAGTAATGGCTGTGCACAATGCAATCCCTCTAGGCAGAGCTGGAGGGGGATAAAGGCTACCTGGAACATTTTTGTGACATCTCATGGTTGCAGCTGGAGTGAAATATGTGTGTTGGCAGTATATGGTAATGAAGTGTGGGGTTGAATCTCCAGTGTGAGTTTTCCTTAACATGACCCAGCTCAGATAGTGTGAGAATAGAATAcatttcttccagtccaggacTTACTTCTCTTCTGAAGTTTGGCCCTCTACATTCTCTGAAGAATTCCTCTTAAAGATATCAACTACTTTGCTGAGGGTAGATTTCGTGTTCATCATCAGTCAGTCATCAATGATTCATCAGGTGATCTAAGATTCCAGCACAGAGGAAATATAGTGTTATATGTGTTGACTTGCAGAGTTCTCTGTTCTGCTTCTCACCTCTCTGTTCCAAAAAAGATAGTAAGATCTGGGAAAAATCAGGTCATGGCTTGCAATGAATCTTGAATAATAAGACATTGTTCTGCTATGCTAGAATTCACCTTTTCGAGAAGGCAAAGCTCTCTTCACACTCCAATCTTAATGGTAATTCACTGCCTGGTGCCCAGGGCTTGGAGAAAATCCTTGATTCTAAGGCTGCATTCACATGGTTGACATACTGCATACTGCTACCATGCGAAATGGATATACAGTGTTTTTCAATAAGACCGTGATGAAAAGGTCAGCCTCCATCAGCTCTGAAATCCGTATACTGCAACCCCCTACGGAAACTTTCGTCAAAATTTTCTCAAATTTTGTCGTCATGCCATAGCAGAGGGACAACCCAGATGTTGGTTTTTTGAAAGCAATATGGACTTTTGTTGTCCATTCTGTCATAACATTTCTTCATAccaacatttttgtttacattcttGGACACACAGCTTCTGCCAACGAGTCATACTATGTTGCCCTCACAAATATTTTCGACACAAGCCGGAAGTGAAAATCTGAAACCCAACCACTTCACTTCACCCACCCGCAACAGTAATTAAACAGCACTATTAAACAAGctatcattttatattttttcactcTTATGTTTTAGATCATTCAGCATACTCACTCTCAGGCATATATATCTTCAGACAAACCAATATTACTTCAGACGGGCCTTATGAATTCAGAACTGAGAAAAGCTGCTTTTATTCATTATGTGCCTCATAAATTGACCCATATAGGAAAACTCAAAACTGTATCACTTAATTAGCTTGGAGGGTTTGAAAATTCTTCTAAATGAGGTCTTACCGGATAAATACTCGTTTCCCTTGAtccattctgttttttcttttctttattatgCACCGATTGTTACCTTTGTCTTGTCATTGTGTGATTGTGATTCCTGTTTCAGTGTATTTTGTAATGATATGATTTATGTGTTGTTTATGTGTggtttaataaattttaaaagaaataattaatgtGAACAATTTGGAAAGTGCCCAATTTCCTGGACAATGAATGTGTAACATTACATCAGCATCTGACAATTCCTGATCTACATCATATTGTAGGCCAGTGGGAAGGATAGGTCCTGAAAAGAAATAGATGTTGAGTGACAtcaaatatttgcatatgcTGTCATACACCTCTATCCAACATGCTAAAATGTGTGTAGTAAAACCAAGTAAAATGAAGTTTTAGGTTTCCCGATATGGTGTATCATTGGAAAACCTGAACATTTGGGTAAGTATGTGGGGGTTGAGGATGGCCTCATTCTTGTAATTCCATGTCTCTATGTCTGGCCTAAAGTGGAGGTTAGAGCCTAATTGGGCACAATTTAGGATGACAAACCAGACTTGATTGCTTCCATgataaacaatgttttaaacataaatgtatCCATAGCGTCAGCATTCCTAACTTTTATTAAGGCAATATACGTATGCTACGGCAATTGGCTCTACCTCATATGCCCTAGCACCTACTATCTACCCTTCACAGCCAATGCACTGAATACTTGTACATATTCAATTATAAAAGGCTTTAAGGCAAAATCCCTCTTTACTGTCCAATCTACTTCAGCTTACCCACTCTCAGTACAATCTCAGGCTCTCCACATACTCAGACTACCTGGCCCTAAATCTTATACCAGTTCTGGTGGTACTGCTTTACACTTCAGTGCAGCAAATGATTGGAATTCATTGCAGCAGAAACTGTTCATAAATACCTTCATCCCTGTaccatttttaaagtaaagctaaattgattttttttcccagaccAAATTGAAgatattattatgataaaatgCTGAGTTATGATCTGTCAAAAATATGCACCTTCTAATTCAATCAATATCAAAACGTCACATCCAGAGAACGTATCATTCTTActgtattttgcatttaaaatatttatacaatttCCTGCCTATTCTTGCACCACCCGGTCTGTAATACAATTTCACATATAAGACAATTAGATGTAAACTTTTGAGTTATGATCATTCAAAACTGCAAAACTTTTGTCTGAAATTCAGACCTTTCCAGTAGGTCTTACTTTATTTCACATACTtgcattataaaatacaaaatacaattgGATAACTGAGCTTGTGCCTGTGTAGACAAAGCTAATTTACTTAAACAGTTGGGCAAAGTTGTGGATTAAAAGTTTAAAGAGCTGAATGTCTTGAACCAGCAATGGACACTTCCTTCATAAATTTGAGAtacaaaacattccaaataacTGTGTGCTTAACAGATTAACTCTCTTTAAAATTTGCGATATCCTTCCTTGTAACCTGCAGTGGTGTAGGAGATGCCAGCACagtacagaaccaaaaatattgtgaaaaggtaatgcacatgcttttagaccagcagatcatagCTGCTCTTTCACTGTAGTCAGaggaactggtttctctctagctgCATTAAGCAATTTTACAAATGCGTTTTTCTTTGCCATAATTCTTGCAGGTTTAGTGCCTACTTACACTGCAGGCTAAACGCTacctgtggtttttaaaaagaaagagagagtttgttttttgtgtcatttcGGGACCATGTAGGTGGCTTGAGTTCAGTCATTTCAGCTGCACAGAAAAGAAGCAGTAGTTGAACCCTGAGAAGTACCTTCAAATTTGTTTTGCCTCTTCCCTTAGCTTTTGGCGTTTGTGTTGAGTTGGCATGACAAAAGCACATTATTCATCGAGTAGAAACTCGAAGGGGAAGCGCAACTTAGCATTTAATGTCTACCTGGATACTCGTGATGGTGCATACGACTACAGTAACGTGTGCAATAAGATTGGGGGGAGAGGTGAAGAAGGGAAAGAATGGAACGTATGCAATTTAGCTGATTTGGCGAAATCCATGAAAGATTAGCCCACTGTTATTTTGTCGTGAATGTGTGGCTACAATATTAACGTTGTATTTTTATGCTACTATCCTGAGGCAGCACAATGTTTATCTTTAAAGAACAACTTCGCCAGACTTGCTGTGTAGATATGGTAGATTAAAATTAGCTtcatacgtttttttttaaattgactaGTGTGTTACAATAAAGCATAACAAAAGGTTGCTCACCACAGACCCTGAAATGAATTGGCTCAAACTGATAATCACCATAATCTACCTACACAACTGTCCTCTAAAATGAAATGGCGATATTTTTCCTCACACACGGTTCCGGATTGCGGGGACTTCCCGCAGCAATCTACAACGTCAAACCCTCGTGACTCTGAGCAGCCATATTGGGCACAATCACAGTCAAAACAAGAGCGGATGTTGCCATCGGTCATTTTAAGCAGGATATTGTTTATCGTATTTTAAACCAATATAGCTGAAATCAGTTCCTCGGTTTCTGAgagaagctagctagctagctcccTCAGCTATTCCGTCTGTCAGAGTTACGCAGCATCAGGGCTGGCTGTTAATACGGAAGTGAAGAAGCGGACGGTTCGATTGCGTGTCGGTGAGTTTGTGTTCAACACACATAGCTAGCCATCTAAATGCCTTTTTATTCCCATTTTTGACTAATCCTCATcgagaaatgtattttatgaaagTGTACCCACATGTAAATTATTGTTTCCCGACTTGGAAATGTCTATTTTTCCTACTAACTACAGCAAGTGTTAGCTACCTGACATTAGCTAGCCAGCTTTCCCTTCTAGCTAACAGTACGTGCCGAAGTCAAGTGTTTGTAAGACAAATACAGTGGTTCTGGATATCTTTTCGTTTAGTTCTAGTTAATAGTTGCCAAAATATCAGCATATTGTTTTTAGGAGTTTGTTGAATGTGGCTAAGTAGTACGACAAAGTTACCTAACCTGCTAGTTAGATATATTCCATCCATAATGGGCTAGCATTTTGTCTAGCTAAATGACTGGCTGCATAACTTGCTTGGTATTATTAATGTTTACTGACTAAATTTCTGTGGACGTTCTTCCAGTTTTCTGTCTTACATTATCTATAATACGGCATCACCTGCTGTGCAAGTTAGCTAGTCgaatttattgatttgtttatttgttgggGACAACATTTCACGTTGTGAACAAGAACCCAATTCTAGCAACGAATAAATTGCGAGCTTTCTAAATAGCTAGGATCATTAAGTGGCGAGGTCAACGTCAAATAAAACTAGCCTGATACAGATGCCAACAGGAATAAAAGTAGTTGGCGAAGTGAGGCTACTGCTATCCACCAGAGGTGGAAattccaggttcagaaagtaaaagttctccCCAGTATTTTATTCCAATTACCTTGATTTGCTTATtggcacagttcttcagccaggactAAAGGGGGTAtagctaattagtgaaatcagctgtctGAGTTCATAGGTGGGGctggacttttactttctgaccctggGACTTTCCGCCTCTGCTAGCCACCTTTATTATCCATTctgatttgctttcattttcttgcCAGTATTACAGTGAAACCTGGACTGACATGAGTGTTTGCTTGAAGTTTACCCTTATGATAAACTTGTTTGGAAGTTACCTAAGGACATGGTTACGGGCTTGTTGAGTAGTTCACTAAGGACATTATTATGGTTATGCAATGTGTTTTGTTGAAAAGTCAGTTGAACAAGCTTGATGTTTGCATGAATGAACTCTTTTTCAGCTCCCGTAAGACCAGTATGGCCTCTCGGAAAAAGGTGCTGCTGAAGGTGATCATCCTGGGGGATTCTGGGTGAGATACACCTCTGAAAAACCGTTTCTTCCAACAGCACTGTTGTGCTCACTGATTTGACTGTGATTTACCAATAATTGAATATTAACAGACGTAATAATGAGCTTTTGCATTTGGCAATGTTTCTGCTTCTGTTATgcatctctgtgtttctctgcattTCTAGGGTAGGGAAGACCTCGCTTATGAACCAGTATGTCAATAAGAAGTTCAGCAACCAGTATAAGGCCACGATTGGCGCTGACTTCCTGACCAAAGAGGTGATGGTGGAGGACAGGATGGTCACcatgcaggtctgtgtgttcaTTCACAATAATCAGACTTAAACCAGTTTGTCATCTACTTTGTTTCCTTGTCTCcttgctgtcccccccccccccttaaaagaagTGTCATACCATGCATGTTTATCACTGAAAGCGCTGACTGGTGACGTGGTGTAAATggtgtgtgcattagtgtgttgACAAGTCGTGCGTCCTGAAGTTAGAAAAGTGACTCAAAGCCGTGTCGTGTCAGATCTGGGACACAGCCGGGCAAGAACGGTTCCAGTCGCTGGGCGTGGCTTTCTACCGCGGGGCAGACTGCTGCGTGCTGGTGTACGATGTGACCGCACCCAACACGTTTAAGACCCTGGACAGCTGGAGAGATGAGTTTCTGATCCAAGCCAGTCCTCGCGATCCAGAGAACTTTCCCTTTGTGGTGCTGGGCAACAAAATAGACCTGGAAAACCGACAGGTATGTGTTATATATGCATCTGACTCTAACAAGTGGTGTTGGATAATTGCGGATTTGGAAACTCGAAAATTGTTTTTaggtagttttttattttttattttgtgattctaaaactaaaaatattttcctgaaatTGGTGTCAGAATTGCCCGGTGTTAGCTTACGCTGTAAactaaatgaaagcaaaaaaataaataagttactTTTATTCTGTGTTACTGACACCATAGATGTATGTTGTGTGGTATTAGGGAGGCAATTTTATAATTAGCTTGAACTTTATAGAGAGAGTGGTGCATACTAGATGGCTGTTGTTGTTTGCAACTCAGGTGACAACAAAGCGAGCCCAAGCGTGGTGTCAGAGCAAGAGCAATATCCCATACTTCGAGACGAGTGCCAAGGATGCCACTAATGTGGACCAAGCTTTCCAGACTATTGCCCGCAATGCCCTCAGTCAGGTACACATCACATATTTTAAGCCTGAATCATAAATTCCAGGCTTACATTTCATGACTTGAGTGAAAACTCTTGAACAAACTTTCTCTTTGCACTCGTGGCCTGTGGAGACACACCCCAAGATTCTCGAAAACCCATTCCATTCTTCCTTTCCTCGCTTCCAGGAGACGGAGGTGGAGACGTACGATTTCCCGGATCAGATCAAACTAAGGGACGACAAACCAGCCTCCTCCAGTGACGGCTGCAGCTGCTGAgtaggaggagcagaggaggataaatgggagagggagagggagagatgctatgaggggaggggcaggttaCAGGTGGACATCTCTTgacatttttccccttttgccGTGCGTGAGAGTTCCTGGTGAAAAAACACCGGATGCgatccatttttttcttcccccctccctcaaacTTAAATGTTTGGGCCAGAATTgaaacaaggcaaaaaaaaaaaaaaaccccaagaaaCTCCCTTGTACAGCATTCACCTGCTGAGTATCACACTTGAGATTACTACTTCTGAATATGTTGATATGATTCCAGTCACACTTTTTATCAGTTACAATCGGTTTTGCGTTGTCTGTAATGTTAATTACTTTTTATCAACTCATTGTACTGTAGCATTGTGTCGGAGACAGCCATACAAATTGAGCGTCTCTCTCACCCATCAGTGTGCCTTTCATCGTTCaagtttttctgtttctgaataaTTTTGGTGCCATGGCTGGCAGGACTACAGTTCCCTTTAAGAGCTTTGTGTCACCAGTAGATTCCCAGGTGTTTACACTACAGTAGTTCAGTTCCTTTTTATTAATCTGATCAAACTTTCATAGGACAATCATGTACTGTAAAAACGTAATCCGTAGGAAAGGAATATTTGAACAGCACTGATGGTCCTATAAGATTCTTTCCGAGCTGCACCCAGGAGTTCAGTGAGCAGGACCGTGAAGATGGTGTATGTAAACTGCTAAAGCAGAATGCTGGCTGGGTAACCACTTccaagagaaaaagaaagtgaaaggCTGATAAGAGGGGTCAAGGAAGGGCATCCAGTCGAGGCAGTCTAACTCATTGAGAACACTTTGATCACATACTTACAAAGTTGCCCATAGTAGACAGACTTGCTCCAATAAAGGCCAAAGTATTCCTGGCACATCTACTTGCAACAATCACTTTTCCTTGGAACCTCATTGGCTAGTGTAAGCAGCCTCTTGACAGACCGCCTCCTTATCTTTATGGCCAAGTCACATGTGTGTGCTTTACCTCAGTCAGGATGCATTGAAGAAACGGCATTTTTGAATAGCCTGCCTTATTCAGGATCATTCAATGTTGGGCATTTGGTCAGATGCAAGTTTGCTGGTTTGTCCAATATGCCATGTTTTAATTGGGCACCAACAAGATACAAGGTATTAATATGCCATTGAATTGACAGGAGCTTATAATCGGACAGAACTAGAGGAGAACTGAAGTGCCCGCTGCTTTTGGAAATGCCACACTAGAGAGTGGagtcctgtcctcctcctcatctttatttttcatttgtacatttacacaagtagttattgtaaaaaaaaaatttaatcaaaatcctgattaattttctatgtctacaaacaaacaaaattaaaactttAACCGCATTGTATACAGTAGTTAGAGACCTTATCTATCGGGCTGAACTGCAATGTTATCTCTTAATATAATTTCTGTCAAAGCAAGTTAAATAAAAGGTACATTTATGACATTGATTCTCTTGTGTTGTGCTTTTGGATCTGTTTCTACAGTTACTGTTTTCCCCCAACCTCAGTCAATATTCTCAGTAGTTCAGTATCTTTCCCTTgatgcaatttttaaaaggtTGTGTAGTCCAGTTTGTGGGTATGAACATCTATGCAGCACTGAATGGAAATGAAGCACACCGATAATAATGACAAAGTCACCTTGTCTTTTTCCTCCCCACTTTACTGCTCAGCTATATaaacaatatttacaaaacatacAGTGACTGTTCCAACcaacagtacattttctttgatcAGT
This region of Anguilla rostrata isolate EN2019 chromosome 8, ASM1855537v3, whole genome shotgun sequence genomic DNA includes:
- the rab7b gene encoding ras-related protein Rab-7b; translation: MASRKKVLLKVIILGDSGVGKTSLMNQYVNKKFSNQYKATIGADFLTKEVMVEDRMVTMQIWDTAGQERFQSLGVAFYRGADCCVLVYDVTAPNTFKTLDSWRDEFLIQASPRDPENFPFVVLGNKIDLENRQVTTKRAQAWCQSKSNIPYFETSAKDATNVDQAFQTIARNALSQETEVETYDFPDQIKLRDDKPASSSDGCSC